In a genomic window of Micromonospora cremea:
- a CDS encoding ROK family protein, whose protein sequence is MVTTLAIDCGGGGIKASVLDEAGTMRARPLRVPTPYPLPPELFVRTLLDLGGRLPAADRLTVGVPGMIRHGVVVATPHYVTRSGPRSRVDPALLAEWSGWDARGALADAFGVPALVLNDAEVHGAGVVAGTGCELVLTLGTGLGSALFDGGVLAPHLELSHAPVRWGTTYDTYVGEPERRRLGDAFWSRRIRQVVDGLRPVFRWDRLYLGGGNSRLIRPEQLARMGDDVVVVPNTAGIVGGVRAWELSVGRRDART, encoded by the coding sequence GTGGTGACCACACTGGCTATCGACTGCGGTGGCGGGGGCATCAAGGCGTCGGTGCTCGACGAGGCCGGCACGATGCGGGCCCGGCCGCTGCGGGTACCGACCCCGTACCCGCTGCCGCCTGAGCTGTTCGTCCGAACCCTGCTCGACCTGGGCGGGCGGCTGCCGGCGGCCGACCGGCTGACGGTGGGCGTTCCCGGGATGATCCGGCACGGAGTGGTCGTGGCCACACCGCACTACGTGACCCGCAGCGGACCACGCAGTCGGGTCGACCCGGCCCTGCTCGCCGAGTGGTCCGGCTGGGACGCGCGCGGTGCGCTGGCCGACGCGTTCGGGGTGCCGGCGCTGGTGCTGAACGACGCCGAGGTGCACGGTGCCGGGGTGGTCGCCGGCACCGGCTGCGAGCTGGTGCTGACCCTGGGCACCGGGCTGGGTAGCGCCCTCTTCGACGGCGGGGTGCTCGCCCCGCACCTGGAGTTGTCCCACGCGCCGGTGCGGTGGGGCACCACCTACGACACGTACGTGGGCGAGCCGGAGCGCCGCCGGCTCGGCGACGCCTTCTGGTCCCGACGGATCCGGCAGGTGGTGGACGGGCTCCGCCCGGTGTTCCGCTGGGACCGGCTCTACCTGGGCGGGGGCAACTCCCGGCTGATCCGGCCCGAACAGCTGGCCCGGATGGGCGACGACGTCGTCGTGGTGCCGAACACCGCGGGCATCGTCGGCGGCGTCCGCGCCTGGGAGCTGTCCGTCGGGCGCCGGGACGCCCGCACCTGA
- a CDS encoding Smr/MutS family protein, with the protein MKLKLDLHEIFNKGQDIDRALRGIMDEAVAKKATLVEIIPGKGSGQLKKRVLRFLDQKDVKQLYHRVEKDSKNFGRLFVHFRWK; encoded by the coding sequence ATGAAGCTCAAGCTGGATCTGCACGAGATCTTCAACAAGGGCCAGGACATCGACCGCGCGTTGCGCGGGATCATGGACGAGGCGGTGGCGAAGAAGGCCACCCTCGTGGAGATCATTCCGGGCAAGGGATCGGGCCAGCTCAAGAAGCGGGTGCTCCGGTTCCTCGACCAGAAGGACGTCAAGCAGCTCTATCACCGGGTGGAGAAGGACTCCAAGAACTTCGGCCGCCTCTTCGTGCACTTCCGCTGGAAGTAA
- a CDS encoding IS3 family transposase has product MNVYPFIEAEQAGEHNVKRACELLEVSRSAYYQQQRGVQSQRQRVDAQLTAKITQVHAVSKGTYGAPRIHADLADAGLRHGRKRVARLMRCAGLAGKSPRRWRTTTVPDPNAGRRPDLVNRDFGTDPAGIDTRWCGDITYINTWQGWLYLATVIDLASRRVVGWAVAEHLRTDLIDAALTDALVRRRPPSGLVFHSDRGCPIHQRPTRPPRRCPRHPPLCRPAWAVLGQRGRRVVLRHHQNRTATPPTLAHP; this is encoded by the coding sequence GTGAACGTGTACCCGTTCATCGAGGCGGAGCAAGCCGGCGAGCACAACGTCAAGCGCGCGTGCGAGCTACTCGAGGTCTCCCGGTCCGCCTACTACCAGCAGCAACGCGGCGTCCAGTCCCAGCGGCAGCGCGTCGACGCACAGCTCACCGCGAAGATCACGCAGGTGCACGCGGTGTCGAAAGGCACCTACGGAGCACCGCGGATCCACGCCGACCTCGCCGACGCCGGGCTGCGACACGGCCGTAAACGCGTCGCCCGGCTGATGCGGTGCGCCGGGCTGGCCGGCAAGAGTCCACGCCGATGGCGAACGACCACGGTGCCTGACCCGAACGCCGGCAGGCGACCTGACCTGGTCAACCGTGACTTCGGCACCGACCCGGCGGGGATCGACACCCGCTGGTGCGGCGACATCACCTACATCAACACCTGGCAAGGCTGGCTGTATCTGGCCACCGTCATCGACCTGGCCTCGCGCCGGGTCGTGGGCTGGGCGGTCGCCGAGCACCTACGCACCGACCTGATCGACGCCGCGCTCACCGATGCCCTTGTGCGGCGCCGGCCGCCGTCCGGGCTGGTGTTCCACTCCGACCGCGGCTGTCCAATACACCAGCGACCAACACGCCCGCCTCGCCGCTGCCCACGGCATCCGCCTCTCTGTCGGCCGGCGTGGGCAGTGCTGGGACAACGCGGTCGCCGAGTCGTTCTTCGCCACCATCAAAACCGAACTGCTACACCGCCAACCCTGGCCCACCCATAG
- a CDS encoding ABC-F family ATP-binding cassette domain-containing protein: MSATMIVKNLAAGHGDRPLFAGLDLVVAPGDVVGLVGPNGAGKSTLLRTLAGLLPVEAGSVRLSPPTATVGHLPQEPERRPGETVRGFLARRTGVTAAQAALDAATEALTAGAAGADDAYADALERWLALGGADLDERAEQVSADLGLAVDLDHPTTGLSGGQAARAGLASLLLSRYDVFLLDEPTNDLDLAGLERLEEFVTGLRAGTVLVSHDREFLTRTVTRVLELDLAQQQVHHYGGGYAAYLEEREVARRHARADFEEYADTRAGLEARARTQRAWMEKGVKNARRKATDNDKIGRKFRTESTEKQAAKAKQTERLIERLDVVEEPRKEWELRMEISAAPRAGAVVATLRGAVVRRGGFTLGPVDLQIDWADRVAVTGANGSGKSTLLAALLGRLPLDAGTASLGPGVVVGEVDQARGLFLGDAPLIDAFQAAVPEMSPADARTLLAKFGLRAAHVPRPAATLSPGERTRAALALLQGRGVNLLVLDEPTNHLDLPAIEQLESALASYPGTLLLVTHDRRMLAAIETNRRLRVDAGRIAED, encoded by the coding sequence ATGAGCGCCACGATGATCGTCAAAAACCTGGCCGCCGGGCACGGTGACCGCCCACTCTTCGCCGGATTGGACCTGGTGGTCGCCCCGGGCGACGTGGTCGGCCTGGTCGGGCCGAACGGCGCCGGCAAGTCGACGCTGCTGCGTACCCTCGCCGGGTTGCTGCCGGTGGAGGCCGGCAGCGTCCGGCTCAGCCCGCCCACCGCGACCGTGGGGCACCTGCCGCAGGAGCCGGAACGGCGGCCGGGCGAGACGGTACGTGGGTTCCTGGCCCGGCGGACCGGGGTGACCGCCGCGCAGGCGGCGCTGGACGCCGCGACCGAGGCGCTGACCGCCGGTGCCGCGGGCGCCGACGACGCGTACGCCGACGCGCTGGAGCGCTGGCTCGCCCTCGGCGGCGCGGACCTGGACGAGCGCGCCGAGCAGGTGAGCGCCGACCTGGGGCTCGCGGTCGACCTGGATCACCCGACGACCGGGCTCTCCGGCGGTCAGGCGGCCCGGGCCGGGCTGGCGTCGCTGCTGCTCAGCCGGTACGACGTGTTCCTGCTCGACGAGCCGACCAACGACCTGGACCTGGCCGGGCTGGAGCGGCTGGAGGAGTTCGTCACCGGACTGCGGGCCGGCACGGTACTGGTCAGCCACGACCGGGAGTTCCTCACCCGCACGGTGACCCGGGTGCTGGAGCTGGACCTGGCGCAGCAGCAGGTGCACCACTACGGCGGCGGTTACGCGGCCTACCTGGAGGAGCGCGAGGTGGCCCGCCGGCACGCCCGCGCCGACTTCGAGGAGTACGCCGACACGCGGGCCGGGCTGGAGGCGCGGGCGCGCACCCAGCGTGCCTGGATGGAGAAGGGCGTGAAGAACGCCCGGCGCAAAGCCACCGACAACGACAAGATCGGTCGCAAGTTCCGCACCGAGTCCACCGAGAAGCAGGCGGCCAAGGCCAAGCAGACCGAGCGGCTGATCGAACGGCTCGACGTGGTCGAGGAGCCCCGCAAGGAGTGGGAGCTGCGGATGGAGATCTCCGCCGCACCCCGCGCCGGCGCGGTCGTGGCCACGCTGCGCGGCGCGGTGGTACGCCGCGGCGGGTTCACCCTCGGCCCGGTGGACCTTCAGATCGACTGGGCGGACCGGGTCGCGGTGACCGGGGCGAACGGCTCGGGCAAGTCCACCCTGCTGGCCGCGTTGCTCGGTCGGCTGCCGCTGGACGCCGGCACCGCCTCGCTCGGGCCCGGGGTGGTGGTCGGCGAGGTGGACCAGGCACGAGGGTTGTTCCTCGGCGACGCGCCGCTGATCGACGCGTTCCAGGCGGCCGTACCGGAGATGTCGCCAGCGGACGCGCGGACCCTGCTGGCCAAGTTCGGGCTGCGCGCGGCGCACGTGCCACGGCCCGCGGCCACCCTCTCCCCCGGCGAGCGGACGCGGGCGGCCTTGGCTCTGCTCCAGGGGCGCGGGGTCAACCTGCTGGTACTCGACGAGCCCACCAACCACCTGGACCTGCCGGCCATCGAGCAGCTCGAATCGGCCCTGGCCAGCTACCCGGGCACGCTGCTCCTGGTCACCCACGACCGGCGGATGCTGGCCGCCATCGAGACGAATCGCCGGCTGCGGGTCGACGCCGGGCGGATCGCCGAGGATTGA
- a CDS encoding integrase core domain-containing protein, with product MRLSVGRRGQCWDNAVAESFFATIKTELLHRQPWPTHSAARQAIFEYIEGWYNTRRRHSTLGYLSPAAFEATDLHRLPTSQAA from the coding sequence ATCCGCCTCTCTGTCGGCCGGCGTGGGCAGTGCTGGGACAACGCGGTCGCCGAGTCGTTCTTCGCCACCATCAAAACCGAACTGCTACACCGCCAACCCTGGCCCACCCATAGCGCCGCCCGCCAGGCAATATTCGAGTACATCGAAGGCTGGTACAACACCCGCCGTCGACACTCCACTCTCGGCTACCTCAGCCCCGCCGCGTTCGAGGCCACCGATTTGCACCGGCTACCGACAAGCCAAGCAGCCTGA
- a CDS encoding low temperature requirement protein A produces MSVKTGQAHLGALLGTLVMAAAAPEAFGERGLYFAGAYLAIQLGASGILVHLLRGGEMQRPEAREAFWFGVSAVPWIAGALMHGWARGVLWALALAVEYVAAVLRLPTPGLGRGRATEFGYSGEHLADRCRQFFTIALGELILVTGLTLDQSGFQVATFAAVLAAFATTVLLWRVYFYSAGELQSKALAEASGPVHGRPVVFAHPILVAAVIAISISYKFVISHPLGRTPPAWIALIVGGPALFLAGRAFLEYAVFSRVSWDRPIGILVLAVISPAMSLVPPVGAASAAALVLAGVALVDTARGPRRGQPAAAG; encoded by the coding sequence ATGTCCGTCAAAACGGGGCAGGCCCACCTCGGAGCCCTGCTCGGCACCCTGGTGATGGCCGCCGCGGCGCCTGAAGCGTTCGGCGAACGAGGCCTTTACTTCGCCGGCGCGTACCTCGCCATCCAGCTCGGTGCCTCCGGCATCCTCGTACATCTGCTGCGTGGCGGCGAGATGCAGCGCCCCGAGGCGCGGGAAGCCTTCTGGTTCGGCGTGTCCGCAGTGCCGTGGATCGCGGGCGCGCTCATGCATGGTTGGGCCCGTGGGGTGCTGTGGGCGCTTGCGTTGGCCGTGGAATACGTGGCTGCCGTTCTCCGCCTACCCACACCAGGGCTTGGCCGCGGGCGAGCGACGGAGTTCGGGTACTCCGGTGAGCACCTCGCCGACCGGTGCCGGCAATTCTTCACCATCGCGCTCGGCGAGCTGATCCTGGTTACCGGGCTGACGCTCGACCAGAGCGGGTTTCAGGTTGCGACCTTTGCAGCGGTATTGGCAGCGTTCGCCACCACGGTGCTGCTATGGCGCGTCTACTTTTACAGTGCCGGGGAACTGCAATCGAAGGCCCTCGCAGAAGCCTCCGGACCGGTTCACGGACGCCCAGTGGTTTTCGCCCACCCGATCCTGGTCGCCGCCGTCATCGCAATTTCGATCAGCTACAAATTCGTGATTTCACATCCGCTCGGACGCACACCGCCGGCCTGGATCGCCCTCATCGTCGGCGGACCCGCACTGTTCCTCGCCGGGCGCGCCTTCTTGGAGTACGCCGTCTTCAGCCGCGTGTCCTGGGATCGGCCGATCGGAATCCTCGTGCTCGCCGTCATCTCACCGGCGATGAGCCTGGTGCCGCCGGTCGGGGCCGCCAGCGCCGCTGCCCTCGTCCTGGCCGGGGTCGCCCTGGTCGACACCGCACGTGGGCCACGACGCGGCCAGCCGGCAGCAGCCGGCTAG
- a CDS encoding DUF6188 family protein: MTGCRVDRTAFDYQVRLSLSALDPDEGYRVDAELAIETPFLLRDADGQWYELDPGAGARLAPVLDLFRQTITSVEIRGKGALHLYFDNGAELHVGPDHNYESWRLTGIGVEPITVGPGGETDWQPPPQPEPRHIG, encoded by the coding sequence TTGACCGGCTGCCGTGTCGACCGCACGGCCTTCGACTACCAGGTCCGGCTCAGCCTCTCCGCGCTCGACCCCGACGAGGGCTACCGCGTCGACGCCGAACTGGCGATCGAAACTCCGTTCCTGCTCCGCGACGCGGACGGGCAGTGGTACGAACTTGACCCCGGCGCCGGCGCCCGCCTGGCACCCGTTCTGGACCTGTTCCGCCAGACCATCACCAGCGTTGAGATCCGCGGCAAGGGTGCCCTCCACCTGTACTTCGACAACGGCGCGGAGTTACACGTCGGACCCGATCACAACTACGAGTCCTGGCGCCTCACGGGCATCGGTGTCGAGCCGATAACCGTCGGCCCGGGCGGGGAAACCGACTGGCAGCCGCCTCCCCAGCCCGAACCACGCCACATCGGCTAA
- a CDS encoding transposase, producing the protein MENVGKKRSRPRRSFTAQFKAEIVELCQRGDRTIRQVSQDFDLTETAVREWVKQAELDSGARTDGLTSDERDELARLRRENRRLREDVDILKRATAFFAKETR; encoded by the coding sequence ATGGAGAACGTGGGGAAGAAGCGGTCGCGGCCTCGGCGGTCGTTCACGGCGCAATTCAAGGCCGAGATCGTCGAGTTGTGTCAGCGTGGTGACCGCACGATCAGGCAGGTCAGCCAGGATTTCGACTTGACCGAGACCGCGGTGCGTGAATGGGTCAAGCAGGCCGAACTCGACAGCGGCGCCCGTACTGACGGGTTGACCTCGGATGAGCGAGACGAACTCGCGCGGCTTCGGCGTGAGAACCGCCGGCTGCGTGAAGACGTCGATATTTTGAAGCGGGCAACGGCTTTCTTCGCGAAGGAGACCCGGTGA
- a CDS encoding tetratricopeptide repeat protein: MDLLADYRRATMFFETGDPSGAARLLEPIVDAEPGNAAVRQLLARAYFQSAQLNRAEEQLRELVDRDPSDHYAHHVLGRTLERLNRHTDALRHLRIAAAMHAANDDYRVALERVETRLGGTR, from the coding sequence ATGGATCTTCTGGCGGACTACCGGCGGGCGACCATGTTCTTCGAGACCGGTGATCCGAGCGGGGCAGCCCGACTGCTGGAGCCGATCGTGGACGCCGAACCCGGCAACGCGGCGGTCCGGCAGCTGCTGGCCCGGGCGTACTTTCAGTCGGCCCAGCTCAACCGGGCCGAGGAGCAGTTGCGGGAGCTGGTCGACCGGGACCCGAGCGACCACTACGCGCACCACGTGCTGGGCCGGACCCTGGAGCGGCTGAACCGGCACACCGACGCGCTGCGGCACCTGCGGATCGCCGCCGCGATGCACGCGGCCAACGACGACTACCGGGTCGCTCTGGAGCGGGTGGAGACCCGCCTGGGCGGCACGCGCTGA